CAACTTGCTGAACTTGAAAGGAAGAATCAAGAGCTTACAAAGCAAATTAGGGTGAATGAAACGTTATTTCATAATGTTCTGGATGCGCTGCCTATTAATATATTTCTTGAGGACCCAGAAGGACATACGATATACGCCAATAAGCAGGCATGTGAATCCAACGGTCTTAAACGTGAGGATTTAATTGGGAAGACTGTCTTTGATTTTTTTCCTCCTTCGATCGCAAAAATTAACCGTGAATATGATCTTGAAGTATGGAAGCAGCGGAAATTGATTACAAAAGAAATTTTGGCTGGCTTCAAAGGGAAGGAACATCATATGTTTACCGGCAAAAGTATCATCCATAACCATGAATCAGAAGAAGATTTTTTGATTGGGTTTGGATTAGATATTACCGATCGGGTTAAAGCCGAGGAGCTTCTAAGAGAGAGTGAGGAAAAGTTCAGAACCGTCATCGAACAAGCTGTCGATAGTTTTTTCCTTATTGACATAGATGGAATGATAACTGATGTCAACCCAACTACGTGTGAAGTGTTGGGTTATGAAAAAGATGAGCTTTTACAAATGAATATCAACATGATCTTCTCTTGCCTTCCAGAGAAGATCAACGACTTACATCCTGATTCAAAGGACAGTTCTTCTGCTAATTTTGAAGATATCATGATTGAAAAAAATAATAACAGAATTCCTGTAGATATTAATATTAGACAGATTCATGTGGGTAAAACCTTGAAATACTTTGCGCTTGTCCGAGATATTCGTGACAAAAAAAGAGTGGAAGAACAAATCAGACATATGGCATACCATGATGCTTTAACAGGTTTACCAAACCGATGGTATATTGAATCGTATTTTGAACAATATCTTACCTACAAGGATAGTATTCCAGCAAGTCTCGGACTCATATTGCTAGATTTGGATTTTTTCAAAGTCATCAATGACACACTTGGTCATGATATAGGGGATCTTCTCTTAAAGGAAGTCTCAAAGCGTTTGCGACATGCAACTGACGACCTAGAAACAGTTCTTGCCCAGTTTGGGGGGATGAGTTTATCGTATTAGTCCCTCATATATCAGATGAGATGGAAATGTTGGTAATTTGCGAAAAAATCTTGGAGCAATTAGTGGAGACTTTTACTATTAATGGACATAAATGTAACATTTCAGGGAGTATGGGGATTAGCTTTTATCCAAAAGATGGAGAGGACCTCCATACATTAATTAAAAATGCTGATCTTGCAATGTATGGATCAAAGGATCAAGGAAGAGGCTGTATTAGCTTATTTCATCCAACTATGAAAAAACATGAGATTAATGCTGCGGAATTCAACAAACTAATTTAACAAAGCTTATAGCATTAAAGTTACACCGTCTTGTTATTTTATTAAAAATAGTGAGATGGTGTTTTTTAAAAATTGCCTCTTTTTAATGGTAGAATAGTTGTATCGTTAGCATATCACAACTACTATTTTTTCAATATTAAGAATGAATAGTTAAGGGAGGAGGCAGCAAATATGAAGTCTTCAAATACTGACACAATAGTCCCAAAACCTATCCAAATCATCCCAATGCTACCACAGGACTGGAATGATGTACGACGAATTTACCTTGAAGGTATTTCAACTGGAAATGCAACCTTTTCAAAAGAAGCACCTACTTGGGAGGAGTGGAATAATAGCCATCTAAAAGAGTGTCGTTTTGTCGCGCGTTTGGGAGATAGAGTAGTTGGGTGGGTTGCACTTAGCCCTACGTCAAATCGCTGTGTCTATGCTGGAGTTGCTGAGATAAGCATTTATGTTGAAATGAACAGCACAGGCCACGGTTTAGGAAGCCTCCTACTTCAAAAATTAATCGAAACAAGTGAACAACAAAGCATTTGGACGATTCAAAGTGGTATCTTTCCAGAAAATGTCGCAAGCTTAAAATTACATAAAAAATTTGGATTCCGTGAAGTAGGAAGACGAGAGCGTTTGGGTAAAATGGATGGAGTTTGGCGAGATGTACTATTGTTAGAAAGACGAAGCAACAAGGTAGGGATTGAATAAGGGCCGACCATTGAAAATAATGAGAAATTATCAATTGGGGTGTTTGTATTGGATAAAGGTATGGAGCAAACCTACCATTCAACTGGCTTTCACGAGAAGCTTAACCAATTAAAGGACATGATAGATAAGTCAAACTATACGGTCATTTTTTCAGGAGCGGGGATGTCAACTGAAGCTGGGTTACCGGATTTTCGTTCTTCCTCTACCGGTATTTGGAAAAATATCAACCCGATGAAGCTGGCAAGTGCGAGAGCGATGTATCAGAAAAGGGATGATTTTATCCACTTTTATCGCCATCGGGTTCATGGGCTCCAAAGTTGCCATCCTCATATTGGTCATATACTGTTAGCCAATTGGGAAAAAGAAGGTAGGATTCAATCGATTATTACTCAAAATGTGGATGGATTTCATCATCATGCTGGTAGCCAAAATGTAATTGAATTACATGGAACATTAAGAACCTGCCATTGTCAAGAATGTGGAGCTATCTTCAATATAAAAAAGTTTTTGGAGGACCCATTGGTTTGTAAATGTGGTGGCTTTATTCGTCCCTCTGTTGTTTTGTTTGGCGAACCACTTCCAGATGAGGCAATGGAACGAGCGGAGCATGACACAAATCTTGCAGAATTATTCATCGTTATGGGCTCATCGCTAATGGTTTCACCAGCAAATCTTTTTCCAATCGAAGCTAAAAGACATGGTGCAAAACTAGTCATATTAAATATGGAACAAACAGAACTTGACCATGAGGCGAATCTAGTGATTCATGGAGAAAAAATTGGTCATATTTTGCAGCTTTTATCAAATGAATAGTATTTGTCGAATAGCTTTGAAAAAAGGAAAAAAATACGAAAAAAGGAAATATTTCCTGTTAATATTTGTCTTTACGTTCATGTATTAAACCAAGTATGCTTTAATTAAGCATGGAGTATATTACATTGTAGTCATAATAAGAGGGTAGACAAATGGATTTTCAGACGAACAACATATTGTTACAAATGTTAATGGTTTTATTTCCAATAATTTTATATCAGGCATTGGTGAATAATCGCAAGCTTGAAAAGTATGAACCGTTTTACTGGAGTTTTGTCTTTTCAATCACAATGATTTTATGCCTAACCTTTGCCATAAAATTAGAAGATGGAATTTTGATTGATTTAAGAATGGTCCCGTGGTTTCTAGCCTACATCTATGGCGGAAAATCAGTAGGGATCTTTGTTACAGTCTTTTACGTCATAATTCGCTTTTTTATTGGTGGAGAAGGTATGATACCTGCCTTCACTGTTATCTTGATTGGTACGATTTTTATTTGGAGATTTCGTGATCGTTTTAGCAGGTGGGAACGGAGGTCAAGAATTCTTCACTCGATCCTGTTCTTAATCTTTTTGTCGACCCTAATCCCGATTTGTGGCTCACTGTTAATTGGGGAGTCAATTACCGGAATATAGAATGATCATTAATATAGGGTTTGTGGCAGTTAACGCTGTCACAGTGTGGCTTGCGGTTCATTTGATTGAATCGAATAAGGAAAAACAAGATCTGATCAAAGAAATGCAGAAAAACGAAAAATTACAGGTTGTTGGTCAGGTCGCAGCTAGTGTTGCTCATGAGATTCGAAATCCAATGACCAGCGTACGGGGATTTATTCAAATGTTGTCAGGCTCTAAAAATATCAGCACGGATGAAAAAAACTATCTTCATATTTGCTTGGACGAGCTTGATCGGGCAAATGCAATTATTTCAGATTACCTAAGTCTCGGGAGAAGCTATGAAATGGAACGGAAAAGAATGATTGATGTTTCTGAACTTGCGACACGTTCTGTAAATACATTAATTTCTTATGCGACCATTCAAAATGTGAATGTAACCCTTGAATCTTGTAATGGAGCGTATACCGTTGGAAACCCTAGCCGGCTTCAGCAAATGCTTAT
The DNA window shown above is from Bacillus sp. T3 and carries:
- a CDS encoding GNAT family N-acetyltransferase, translated to MKSSNTDTIVPKPIQIIPMLPQDWNDVRRIYLEGISTGNATFSKEAPTWEEWNNSHLKECRFVARLGDRVVGWVALSPTSNRCVYAGVAEISIYVEMNSTGHGLGSLLLQKLIETSEQQSIWTIQSGIFPENVASLKLHKKFGFREVGRRERLGKMDGVWRDVLLLERRSNKVGIE
- a CDS encoding NAD-dependent deacylase — its product is MDKGMEQTYHSTGFHEKLNQLKDMIDKSNYTVIFSGAGMSTEAGLPDFRSSSTGIWKNINPMKLASARAMYQKRDDFIHFYRHRVHGLQSCHPHIGHILLANWEKEGRIQSIITQNVDGFHHHAGSQNVIELHGTLRTCHCQECGAIFNIKKFLEDPLVCKCGGFIRPSVVLFGEPLPDEAMERAEHDTNLAELFIVMGSSLMVSPANLFPIEAKRHGAKLVILNMEQTELDHEANLVIHGEKIGHILQLLSNE
- a CDS encoding HAMP domain-containing sensor histidine kinase; this translates as MIINIGFVAVNAVTVWLAVHLIESNKEKQDLIKEMQKNEKLQVVGQVAASVAHEIRNPMTSVRGFIQMLSGSKNISTDEKNYLHICLDELDRANAIISDYLSLGRSYEMERKRMIDVSELATRSVNTLISYATIQNVNVTLESCNGAYTVGNPSRLQQMLINLIKNAIEAVPSGGNVAVSVSNNNNMVQISVQDDGVGMTASQIENIGLPYYSTKEKGTGLGLMVTLQIIKEMDGAWNVTSTLNKGTEFKITFPLRKEGDGSPL
- a CDS encoding LytS/YhcK type 5TM receptor domain-containing protein, which encodes MDFQTNNILLQMLMVLFPIILYQALVNNRKLEKYEPFYWSFVFSITMILCLTFAIKLEDGILIDLRMVPWFLAYIYGGKSVGIFVTVFYVIIRFFIGGEGMIPAFTVILIGTIFIWRFRDRFSRWERRSRILHSILFLIFLSTLIPICGSLLIGESITGI